Proteins found in one Pelobates fuscus isolate aPelFus1 chromosome 10, aPelFus1.pri, whole genome shotgun sequence genomic segment:
- the ZNF488 gene encoding zinc finger protein 488 codes for MQREEVQFRGVHPYQKEEQLLVWYDGQSCRILGFQELRDGLSTQGFQCPECEKEFQGKLSFLSHNCFLLPKRKDGTTVKLMRRGTNFHSLAHDMEIAGDEALKSILLEKTNCLDEAFTSNKRDEGFIVSVVSSSRSSAKRILKAEHKQSAFSEFQGVKSVLNTEKDGRDTAGSAFSPVPARQKMACRSGAESFCDIFSGVTGMRIMDFCNSFSSPYEYLSLSNSYSGHPLPEVRQKPEVVTQSNSPQLLPPTFTPLGVTAQNWCAKCRLSFSMTSDLVLHMRSRHKREAGVETQRKRRRELQLSCPVCYACFRERHHLSRHMTSHC; via the exons ATGCAGAGAGAAGAGGTACAATTCAGGGGTGTGCACCCTTACCAAAAGGAGGAGCAACTGCTAGTTTGGTATGATGGGCAGTCCTGCAGGATCTTAGGATTCCAAGAGCTCCGAGATGGCCTGTCCACCCAAG GGTTCCAGTGCCCAGAATGTGAAAAGGAGTTTCAAGGCAAGCTGTCTTTCCTGTCTCATAATTGCTTCCTGCTCCCCAAAAGAAAGGATGGTACAACTGTCAAACTCATGAGGCGTGGCACCAATTTTCACAGCCTGGCACATGACATGGAGATTGCAGGTGATGAAGCCCTAAAATCTATACTACTGGAGAAGACAAACTGCTTGGATGAGGCATTTACTTCCAACAAGAGAGACGAAGGATTCATAGTCAGTGTGGTCTCAAGTAGCAGAAGTTCCGCAAAGAGGATCCTGAAGGCGGAACATAAGCAGAGTGCATTTTCAGAATTCCAAGGagtaaaaagtgttttaaacacagAGAAAGATGGCAGAGATACAGCAGGAAGTGCCTTCTCACCAGTTCCCGCCAGACAAAAGATGGCCTGTAGAAGTGGTGCAGAGAGCTTCTGTGATATATTTAGTGGTGTCACAGGGATGAGAATTATGGATTTCTGCAATAGTTTTTCTTCTCCCTATGAATATTTATCATTATCCAATTCCTATTCCGGTCATCCACTTCCTGAAGTGAGGCAAAAACCTGAAGTGGTTACCCAGTCAAATTCTCCCCAGCTGCTGCCACCCACGTTCACTCCTCTGGGTGTCACAGCACAGAACTGGTGTGCAAAGTGCAGACTCTCATTTAGCATGACCTCTGATCTTGTACTTCATATGAGGTCACGCCACAAGAGGGAGGCTGGGGTAGAGACACAGCGCAAGAGGAGGAGAGAATTACAGCTGTCCTGTCCTGTCTGTTATGCTTGCTTTAGGGAACGTCATCACTTGTCTCGTCACATGACCTCACACTGCTGA